In Citrus sinensis cultivar Valencia sweet orange chromosome 3, DVS_A1.0, whole genome shotgun sequence, the sequence aattttccaaATAGAAACTTAAGCTTCTAAGTTTTTTctgttataatttttgaaaacaaattttgcaTATGTGCATGACACAAGAAGTGAAGTAGAATGCTAAactgataataataaattgatgcTGAGAATATACGGGTCTATACTATATACTATACGTGTGTCGATTATACCGACGCGCCACATCACGTGAGTGGCACCCACGCTCGTGTTAATACctgctttttatttatttattttctttttgaagaaaTACCTGCTTTTAAGGAAAAACAGAaagatataaaataagaaaccCAAACCATGCTTCCCCACCAAACGCGCCGTCAACGCCCAACCTTAAAACCAGCTAAAACCAACACCTAGGGGACTCGCCTTCCCAACTAATCTCCCTACAACCACTCATATTTCAACACGTCAGCATCCTCATTACAACGGCCCACCCTACTTGGGactctcttttcctttttgctcACGTGCCTGTTTCCTCTGCCAAATCGTGACGTGGCGTTGTTTCGCTCGCCCATGCAgttaaattctatttttagttctttttgcattagattattttcattatcctttcttttaattttttaaaatttttttatttttatttttattaccgGTGcctataaaaacaaaaccaaaacaacATTCAATTTCCCTTCTCGTGtctccattttttaaaaaattaaaaaatgaggcCAACATCAGCAGCAACACAACAATGCAATAAcgataacaataataatcaaaataataataataacaataataattctcCGCCATTGAAGATCAATAAAGACTCACATTTCATCAAGAAATCGTCGGCGTCGGCGTCGGCGTCGGTGTCATTGCCGCCGTCGCACCGGCATCCAGTGATCATCTACACGCATTCGCCGAAGATTATACACACGCAACCGCGAGACTTCATGGTACTGGTGCAGAAACTCACCGGATTGTCGCGATCGAGCGATGATAACTCGACGGAGAAATGCAATGGATCGTCGGAGGAGGAGAATAATGatagcaacaacaacaatattaaGAGCTGTAAGATCGTCGGAATGGACGACGAGTCGACGTCGGTGATAACGACGGATGAGAACTGCAGCGGAGGAAACATCGACGACGGTCAGGTGAATTCTTGTTTTGTTCCGCCGCCGATATTTGAGCCGCCGAATCCATTTTTTACGAGTAATATTCCAGTGTTTACGCCGAATTCT encodes:
- the LOC127900546 gene encoding uncharacterized protein LOC127900546, with amino-acid sequence MVLVQKLTGLSRSSDDNSTEKCNGSSEEENNDSNNNNIKSCKIVGMDDESTSVITTDENCSGGNIDDGQVNSCFVPPPIFEPPNPFFTSNIPVFTPNSADFLCSNHQQFYNYAADSLLFSSNIRGAISSTHPAAAEGMNDFREF